CAAACCTCAACACTGAGATCACAGCTCTGAAAACACTACAGGAAACATATAATTTCACACTTGCAAAACTTTGCCACCGTTATGTGCTCATGCTGTGTTGCTGtgtactgtagttctagactaaatgtgaacatgcattaattcatcttacAGATTcaatattcctcaaaatgaataaaaacagtgaaatgcaaactcagaatgtgatgcaaacctgcagtaattaaatgttaaataatacaaatatcatttatgtatttaatcccaatttattaaccagtgttttTTGCTGCTGAGTTTGATGGTccaattctatatatatatatatatatatatagttttcttCACTAGTTCATAAGTagtgtaattagttacttttttttagagagtaacacaatattgtaacacaatattgtaatgcattacaacacTGCTTATAATTCATATGTATCGTTTGTAGTGTGCTTACTCTTTCATGAAGGAAGGTAGAAGCTTTTTACAAACTGTTCTTGTTCAGGAAGCTAAAGAAAAGGCTGTGACAATAGAGACTGAGATTTATCTTTAATTTGTTCttcactgttgtttttaaaacaactaGTTATTCTTACATTTATGATTAATTTAGAAAACGCAGACGTGAGATATAGGCTGTGTTTGAAACCGCATACTTCCCTGCTATATAGTAGGCAAAAAGTAGTAGGCGAGCGAATAATTATGGTTGAATCTTCAGTATTCATAAATAAGTAGGTGAGATTTAGTAGGCCAGTGCACTAATTCTCGTGAGATTCAGATGTATGTATACTTAATTTGCGTTCTAATATGCCTACTAACCTACTATTTATGGATCATGTGATGATACTGTGCTTTATCGCCACCATTTTTGTGTCTGCGCTACATATACCTGTTTCAGTCTATGGTCACAGCAGCCACAACTACCGGAGGAAGATCAACGAACAGGGCCGACCCTGCCCAATTTGCTGCCCTAGGCAAGATTTTACCTGCCGCCCCTCGCCTCTTTCCACCAATAATCATTGTGTTCAAACATGCACACAGAGACTGCATAGCTAGATTTTTCAAAAGTGCATCTGAAGAGAGAAATGGAGGACTGTGTGTGACTACTGGGTGTtacattttcttattaaaaaagaaaaccaaacagaatagccaaaaaatatttctcttcaaactatattattattattatggttattaATAGTGAATAAATCTAAAGCTTTTGAGactattattttgtgttatttaatttGTCATTAAGGTGTAAGCAAAAACATGAGTGCATGCACATTTGAACACGATGGTTATTGGAGGAAAGGTCTGTGAGGCAAGGGGCGGCAGATAAAATCATCTGTTGATCATCTTGGTACTTTTCTaagccttgaacgtggtagtacccTTTCTGTCTATGGGAGAGTCAGAgacctctcggatttcatcaaacatattttaattttacaggtttgggacaacatgagggtgattaatgacagaattttcatttttgggtgaactaaccctttaatccTATGATGCCCCAGTGTGGGCCAGCCCGTTCGGGCCCAGACCAACTTTTGTATCCTTAGGGCCCATGCATGTTTTGTGTAGGCAGCCCTGTAATAAAACTAGGAGAATACAAACAACATTGACTGGCCATTATTTAGCCACTCTATTGAACTGGAATGGCTCAAACCAAAAGACATCTTTTCAGAACCTCAGAACTGGGTGGTGAGCATGTTGGCAGCCTGCTCGGACCTTAGGTTAGTTCTAATTGGACCCATAAAGCGCTAGTGCAGGCTTGTTTGCAGGGTAGTGAAGGTGTTTGATCGTAATAAAATacctgtaaaataacagtgtttgtcaaagttaaaaaacaaaaaacaaaaacgtttttgtactttatttaaatgaggatattttacataattacttacagtttttgtttggcAGCCAAACTGCCTTTCATTTGagcatgttgtttttgttgttgttgtgtgtttttttttttttttttattattattaaaaaaattttttaactGTATGAATAATGGTGCCATCTGGTGGTGATTTCCAAAATTATTATCAccattattatttgattttaccTACATTTTTAGGTGATTcaagaaaactaaaaaatgctttatgaaTAAAGAGTTTTTTACCTGTATTACTGTTTCAGGTTGTTTATTGGTCATTTTCACCGCTTTCACACAAAACACTGTCAATTTAATGAGAGGTTACTCACTAGGagccttttttattgtttgtaattttctttCACACCACTAGAGGATGCATAATGTATTTATGCTCTCAAGTCAACTCAGAGGTGCGCCGAAGaaagtcaaaactttttgaTCATGATGCACATGAATGGATTgttcttgttcttgtttttgttctcaaaagaaattaataaattaataaatggatTGGGATATCTAACTTTATTTCCAAAGGTATGgacattgcattttattataaatctgTTCAAGGATCTaacaatgaacaaaataaagtcacagtttGACCGCAATTGGAGCtggttttgatttgtttggatGTAAATCTACATGAGCGGATTAAACTGAGACAAATCTGCGGGAGGAAAATCGCACTGATGTGTCGTTATTAAACTGTTTGTGTGTTAGACGTTGTTTGTCGGAAGTTTGTCGAATAGGATGTACAATCTGTGCGATCcaaattgttaaaatatctgACACAAATCGGAATTTATCTCTCTGAAATGTAACTTAATCTGTTCTTTTTATATTCACGTGAAGCCAGTCTAATCAAACacttgtgtttatgtttgtttccAAGTTCATGTACATGGAtctttcactgtgttttattcatgaatacagttacatttatttctgcGTGTTCTAACATGTTTGCTATTTCCACATTTTATGTGTATTAAGGCATTTCTCGCGTGTAATTGTAAATTACATGTGCTCAACCAGCGATCGTCTCTTCAGACTTATTTGGTTTTGGTCCTTTTTCACGGAAATTATGGGACCAATTAATTTCCGGGTTCTAAATCTTCAATTTGAAATCAAGATCAAAACCGTTAGTCTAGTATTATGATATTAGAGCACATATGAATATATCGCCCtgttgaaagaaagaaacaatagaaaccatcaaAGAAATTGCAATGGTTTCCACTACCAACCATTTAGTCTCGCGTAGCCTAGTCTCAGCCTTAGACGTCACGCCCACGGAACgttggctaaacgtctgatgcatggtacacttaactggaaacacttcaggaatgtCGAAGTCGTCATCTGATTATCGGATTTCCGGGGTACGCGAGTGTCGCGTTTATTTTCGGTCCGCCGGGAAACAAAGCGCAGACGTGTGAAAGAAGAAAAACTGTCGTGTTTTGTACATGAGTGACAATGATCATTTATCAAGATCATCGAAACATAGGATTCTCAAAAGTATGCGAGGTTCACGGCATAGACTCTTTGTTGCACGCCGGTCTGTTGTGGCTATATGGATGCCTTAGTCTcgcgtagccagaccttcaaTTTAGCCAACGTTCCGTGGGAGTGACGTCTGAGTCTGAGACTAATAACCATTAAACATTATtgaaccatcaacttttaaaacCGTAAAAATGGGACATATTCTATTAAATATGGAGGAAcacacatgcaaataaataaatgtaattacaggaAAGTCAATAAatgatttgaagaaaaaaatatatagtaaaattaaattaattagtaaataaatatggaAACAATACatgtgtgaataaataaaaataaatactcaaaataaatgaattaatagatgcataaataatataaacatataaactgCCAGTAGAGACCTACAGGGaccattacagtttttatttaaaccaagaCAATTCCCTTTATGACCAGTAAAACTATTACAAACTCTTTGATGGTTTCTATTCCACCAGGACAAACTATGCagctttatttgtatttataatgtttattttgtgtacCTACATACGTATGATGGATTTAGGGAGACTTTTGTTCATAAAACcgtgtaaaaatatcaaatgtgAATTAAAGTGTGAAATCATAAAgatcattaaatttttttatggtAATGTGCTTAAACGTATGTGTTTTCCTTCAGGGTTGAAATGTCTGCAGTATGGCGTGTGCACAGAAATCTGCTACTGAGTACCTCAGAAACGCCAGGAAAAACCTGGTGACTAATATGAAAAACCTTCCTCTCATCATTGAGAATCTTTATCAGAAGAATGTTTTCAATGACTATGAGGTTGATGATCTCAAAGCTGAAAAGACAGAGTTTGATAAAGCCAGAAGTATATTGGACTGGGTCATTAAAAAAGGTGATATTGCCAGTTATAAATTTCTCCAGATTCTGGATGTCACTAAGAAGAGGACATTAGATCCTGGTTTACACTACTGGATCAGCTGTTTTCCCTTCAGAGATGAAGATACAGAGGCCAGTTATTCATTTGGTgagtacaaaaataacattttggtgATGTCGCgattttagctcaaagggaaatgtatataaataattacaattaattatgattaattacaattacttatatcagctgccagtagtaactgtagcagaatcaattttccatcaactaatctgttcgctcagcgaacattcagtataatctttatatcaactctaagaaatgatattttcttggccacagaaaataactttcttaaagtaccattgcattagagcaagtagctcgaatcggaattgTAAAGGGACATTAtcaggcagaatcagaatcaaaactcatgtaatttgtgcacaatagtttattaacgaaggactaacacacaactaatctaaacaaacaaacatgaaatcactcatacatggtcattgaacaagtgtccaaatgcagtctctggtgaaggtcttgatggttggagcagtggtggttttggaatcgttcttctgggtccgaagagtgatgaattccaaagatgttctgactcgatggtgactgggagttttatcccatgtgaaaagtgaagaagaaccaagagctgagagggacccagctgaagtcctgtgatctttgtggaatggaaagacaaggccgcaaggcctggcacacacttagggaagtcctgaagggttctagctcatcttcttaggttctccaagaaccactgactggctgaggcgagtcaggaagatgaattccaggtttgagtggaactgtctggctctttgtggttgagagccacagctctgtatgttgggcctgtcgggcccgccgggcacgccctgtgccggctccggctccccgtgggttccttcacacgggcagcaatcagaagatgttgcagacgaaggagaaagtgaagagagagggaagagagaggggtcgatgcctttaaactctctggaggctgtgcctccaggaggtccatgaaccaatggtaactttcacctttggagagaaagtttacgactctttgtctgtgagcatagtattttgcatatgtaattcgattgggtgttgatgcaaaacctactaaggtttcttaaaacactaacatgttgcaaaggtatcaacatctaatttacaccatcttttagatcattaaaatacgaactcaaagagtccaagcatgacataggtgggttatactactagtcatctatcataatacatgcataaaacagtagaaagatgaatacaaatacaacagacaaaattaaaatacaatgcagtagtactgtacacaatgacctgggctatgtgtgataggaaggtcacagaaaggtttgtctgtgaatgaataggaaagagtctataggcattgtgtctttcctatggcaaatgtagcatgggcagatgtgcattccttgaagcaataaaacctgtggtatcagatcgttgtcctggcaactgagcccttctggggtgttagttgctttgggggggtttgtctccagagctccaacatgtagctggcctgttgtgtttaaagactatttcttaaatgtaacaattaatgtatgtctgattggtccagatgctacagtgtaatatacacattttacaatgtttaaggttttttttgtttaggtaCAAAGCCTTGTCAAAACTACCAGACGCAGCTCAAACAGAGAGCAAAAAGTATCCTGAAGAAACAAAGAGGACGCTTCTGTAAATATCTGGAAAAGAAACACGTAAACTTCAGTTTCATACCTCTTGTTTTAGAGACCGACTCTGTGGTAAAAACTCctcaatgcaaaataaatttaaaaaacaaaaaatgcaaaaagctGCGGCCCAAGAAGCTGAGAGCTTACATTCCTAATGAGGGACAAACACTGTCACCTGAGGATCTCCTGAAATGCAGGAACAAGAACATCCTCATCACAGGTAAACCTGGAGTAGGAAAGACTACAGTTGTTCAGGAAATGTTGCATCTTTGGGCAGAGAAGGATGACAGAGAGATTGACTACATGTTTTACTTTGATTTTGGCCCCACAATAGTGTTGCCAGTTTGGAATCTCTTTTGTTTGATGTGTATATAAAACCAATGGATAAAGACAGAAAAGACGTGTTTCAAGATATTGAGGAAAACTCTGATAATGTTGTCATTGTGTTTGATGGTGTGACGGATTTAGAAGAAAATTCCATTTTATGGAAGATCATGAACCACGAGCTCCTGCCTGATGCCAAGATTGTGATCACATGCAGATCAGAGGTGGAAGATGATCCACTTTTCTCTGACTGGCCGACACGGAGAGTGTACGTCCAAGGATTCAGTGGAAAGTCTATTAAAGCTTACTATCAGAGTATGTTGGGTCATGATCCTGTTCATCTAGATGTTATTTTGAAGAATCAGGAGCTGTTCAGTCTTAGCCACGTGCCAATGTATGCATTTATGGTTGCCGccttcatttcatttaaaaatgacacaaaaaacaACCATCCACACACAGTCACAGAGATGTACATCCACATTTTCCGTCTTACTATGATGAAACATGGGGGGAAGGAAATTAAGGAAATAGATAAATACCTgcgagaaataaaatataaaattcatcCTCTAATGGAAAATGCATTCAGTGCAACTATGCAGAAAACCCTTAACCTCAATAGCTGTGAGACAGACATTTGTCAtgcttttctgaagaacatcacACTACAAGACTCAGTATCTTCTTCAACGACATACTGTGCGTTTCACCACAACACAATGCAGGAATTTTTCTCAGCTTTGTGGCTTCTTGGACATCCAGACGAAATTGAGAAAGTCCTCCAGCTCTGTCAGACAGAGGAGCATAAACACATGAGACATGTTCTTCCTTTCTTATGTGGACTTCTGAGTGAACACAACATCAAACTCCTCAAGTGTCTCTTCCCAGAAGATCAGATAAAGAAAACATCCGATTGGTTGATTGAGAAGTTTTTGGACACGTTTCTTCAACCTCAGAGTGAGAGTGAAGAGTTTGATCTTCTCTATGTGTGTCAGTGCTTGTATGAGCTCCAGTCTCCTAAAGCCTGTTTAATGTTCCTGGAGAAGATGGACCATCGGCTTGAACCAGAAGTGGATCTTGATCCTCATCAGTGTTGTGCTTTTTCTTACGTGATCGGTCAATCCAGAGATAAAGAGGTTTATGTGAATCTGGAGGACTGTAACGTGACTGATGTAGGAATGGACATGATGCTCAGCTGCTCACCAAACATCAGGTACTAGAAATCATAATGGTTAAATAATCTAGCTGTAGTGTTTTAAAGAAGACCTTTCTTACAAGATGTAATGTAAGTCTAAGGTGTCCCAAAAATGTGTCAGTGTAGTGCATACATGCATCTCGCTGTAATCTCAGATAAGTCTGTTTACTCTCATGTGTATTCAGTGGTCAGTCTGTCTCTCTCATCTTACACTGTGTGAATGTAGGCAGGTCAGTGAGTTACGGTTACAGGGGTTGATTTGTCTCTGTTGCATTTAGCTTAGTAACTAATATGCTGTGTATCCTGTGTAGAAATAAGTTTGCATTTTGCAAAGTTATTTGTTCTAAACCTGATGGAAATTTTTGCTGAAGCAAGACACAAAGTAGCAACACATTATGGCaagatttatcaaaaataattgTCTGACTTTTGAGTGATTTGTTATGGTTTTGTAATTATTCAAATTAGGgatgtcaaatgattaatcacaattaattgtttacctaatatatgtgtgtgtactgtgtgcaattattatttatatatgaatatacacaaattaatgtatacatttaagagaaatgttatgtacaaaatatttttatatgtaatataataaatgcatatacttgtaaatatttaaaaatatgtatatatattataaatatataataaatattaacaagcATATGcgtttattataatatataatatacatgaatgtgtttgtatttatatatacataattgcacacagtacacacacatatattaggtaaactcaaacttttattttgtatgcaattaatcgtttgacagccataattcaaatgcattttgtttgtttgaccacaatattattgttgaaaGGGCATATTTGATTAACTTTGACAAATCTGCATTTTAACACACATCTGTGAGTTACACTGTTAAATGGATGTCTGTGATTAGCATCCATATCCCCCTAGCATTGTCTGGTGTGtataatcctaaaaaaaaataaaaaaagtcaatcaGTTCATGCTCTTATGTTTGATTTCTTTGTTGCAGGTTAAAGACTTGTAAAGATCCACTGAAGCAAATCACATTCTTTGTAGACTTCTTCCATAAATCATCTCAGTGTGACTGCAAACTTTTTGAGGTGAGAGAACGAAACAACCCAGAAAAAATAATCAATGATCTGCTGGATCTTTACTCACATGTGAAGAACTATGAGACTCAAACAGGCAGGAGTTTCCTTCCAGCATTACAGTCAGTTTTCCAGTCACCTGATGTCTGGATCATAGATCTCTCACAGAGAAAGAGCTCCGTCCTCCTGGAAGTGCTGAAACTACAAACACAGAAGAAACCAGTAGATCTGAGAGGATGTTCAGAGGAAGAGAGTGAAGTGAAGAGTTTCCTTCAATTTCTGCCCTACATCTCACAGCTGAGGTGAGAAAATCTCTGTCGACTTACAGTTATTGTGAAATCTGATTTCTGCATAAGCTGGATCATGTTTTCTGGTCTTAATGAGTGTCTTTAGATTAGGGGCtctgttttgtttcagtgtttgtTATAGAGTGATTCATTCTGACCATTCACTACATCTGATCTCATTTGTGTGTCAATGGCTAAATCTAAGAGTAGTTTTTGTGCAGGGTGAGATACAGCTGACTGTGGATGTGAATACTCATCATATCTGTAGATGTACAAGCACAAATTATGGGTGTATTTATGGGGCGTCTTTGTAGATTCAACCATCAGATGCTGCCAAAGTACATGTGCTAAATGATGTAGCTGACAATAACAGTTCACTGTTAACACTAGTCATGATGGAGTGTGTCAGTAGATCAATATGAGATTATATTCACATTCTCTATCATTTCATTTAGGAGATCTTAAAGTGTGGGATGAACTTCCCAAAGACAGAGCATGTCAGGGGATGAGCACAGAATGAATTAATGATTACTAATTCCTTTTAATGTATAATCAtggaaataaaagcaaaaagaaGCAGGATTTTCAACAAGAGACCTCATCATGTTTCTGCTCTTCTGTGATCAGATCATTTTAAACTGATAAACTCCTGTACAGTTTATAGTCAAAGATCCAGTAAGTGAATGCTTTCAAGCAGTCAGATTACAAACAGCGCACATTCAGAGAAAACACGACCCATTTCATCAGaggtggaggagaaaattattaatttcagtGTGTACTTTGCTTCAAGACATTGTATTCTGATTGTTTCAGAGCAGATTAAGCTGTTTCTCAttatgttctgtgtgaaatcCAGACTGAACAATGACTAAAAATATTCTGACAGTaattattatgatatttttcctttgtgttgttgttgttatagttATGGTACAGACTTGGCTGTTCTTATAGAATGAGAATAATTAACACTttccttggtgtgaac
This window of the Labeo rohita strain BAU-BD-2019 unplaced genomic scaffold, IGBB_LRoh.1.0 scaffold_150, whole genome shotgun sequence genome carries:
- the LOC127158423 gene encoding protein NLRC5, producing the protein MQEQEHPHHSVASLESLLFDVYIKPMDKDRKDVFQDIEENSDNVVIVFDGVTDLEENSILWKIMNHELLPDAKIVITCRSEVEDDPLFSDWPTRRVYVQGFSGKSIKAYYQSMLGHDPVHLDVILKNQELFSLSHVPMYAFMVAAFISFKNDTKNNHPHTVTEMYIHIFRLTMMKHGGKEIKEIDKYLREIKYKIHPLMENAFSATMQKTLNLNSCETDICHAFLKNITLQDSVSSSTTYCAFHHNTMQEFFSALWLLGHPDEIEKVLQLCQTEEHKHMRHVLPFLCGLLSEHNIKLLKCLFPEDQIKKTSDWLIEKFLDTFLQPQSESEEFDLLYVCQCLYELQSPKACLMFLEKMDHRLEPEVDLDPHQCCAFSYVIGQSRDKEVYVNLEDCNVTDVGMDMMLSCSPNIRLKTCKDPLKQITFFVDFFHKSSQCDCKLFEVRERNNPEKIINDLLDLYSHVKNYETQTGRSFLPALQSVFQSPDVWIIDLSQRKSSVLLEVLKLQTQKKPVDLRGCSEEESEVKSFLQFLPYISQLRFWEIDDEETRMSAVRFLLNLCVAAVENDKDAGRFLTLLSSVCSYKTFPFLEEFGDADVQSNFLLDLWSHVKNYETQTGRSFLPALQSVFQSPDVWIIDLSQRKSSVLLEVLKLQTQKKSVDLRGCSEEESEVKSFLQFLPYISQLR